A single genomic interval of Thermoanaerobacterales bacterium harbors:
- the cas4 gene encoding CRISPR-associated protein Cas4 codes for MTLKVGDIKQYLYCPRIIYYTYVAPVDRKVTPKMVYGKEEHIEFERLERRRTLRAYRLAEGERRFRTPLESPRLGLRGVLDMHVVTSLGCLPVEVKYTASRPGLNHKYQLVAYAMLLEDAYGKPVRHGYLYLIPSKNVYVVEITPNARAFVRRMLLQIADLIRRETFPPATRRAGRCVDCEYRRFCGDVV; via the coding sequence ATGACCCTCAAGGTTGGGGACATTAAGCAGTACCTCTATTGCCCGCGAATTATCTACTACACCTATGTGGCGCCGGTGGACCGGAAGGTTACGCCGAAGATGGTCTACGGCAAGGAAGAGCATATCGAGTTCGAGCGCTTGGAGCGGCGCCGGACGCTGCGGGCCTACCGCCTTGCGGAAGGGGAGAGGCGCTTCCGTACGCCGCTGGAATCCCCCCGTCTGGGGCTGCGCGGGGTGCTGGATATGCACGTCGTGACCTCGCTGGGTTGCCTGCCCGTCGAGGTAAAGTACACCGCATCCCGGCCGGGCCTCAATCATAAGTACCAGCTCGTCGCCTACGCCATGCTCCTTGAGGACGCCTATGGAAAACCGGTGCGGCACGGTTACTTGTACTTAATCCCCTCGAAAAACGTTTATGTGGTGGAGATCACGCCGAACGCGCGGGCGTTTGTCAGGCGGATGCTTCTACAGATTGCGGACCTTATCCGGCGGGAGACCTTTCCGCCGGCGACGCGCCGCGCGGGGCGCTGCGTCGATTGCGAATACCGCCGGTTTTGCGGGGATGTGGTTTAG
- the cas2 gene encoding CRISPR-associated endonuclease Cas2, whose protein sequence is MKTLVIYDIPEDKIRNKVFEACKDYGLEHFQYSAFFGQLSHNRREELSQRLRRTLGEKEGKIFICPICDKDLNLRIEITVTSGDADAEEIDRHVREAGRRKKARAG, encoded by the coding sequence GTGAAGACGCTGGTTATTTATGACATCCCGGAGGACAAGATCCGCAACAAGGTTTTTGAAGCCTGTAAGGATTACGGCCTGGAACACTTCCAGTATTCGGCCTTCTTCGGTCAGTTAAGTCATAACCGACGGGAGGAGTTGTCGCAGCGCCTGCGCCGCACGTTAGGAGAGAAAGAGGGGAAGATCTTCATTTGCCCGATCTGCGACAAGGACTTGAACCTGCGCATTGAGATCACGGTTACGAGCGGCGACGCCGACGCGGAGGAGATCGACCGCCACGTCAGGGAGGCCGGGCGCAGGAAGAAGGCCCGGGCAGGATGA
- the cas1 gene encoding CRISPR-associated endonuclease Cas1 — MHLVVEDFGVSLGKKSERLLIRQKGQVISETPFRDIEQITIASKGVSLSSDVIQECTEYGIQINFLSFSGKPYAKLASPNLTGTVETRRQQILAYLDERGVTLAKAFVDGKLKNQANVLKYFAKYRRTTDAARFSEISGLLGIIDRLRGELAALHAPAIEQIRGQILAIEGRAAQHYWEGLKLLLDGGIEFDGRERRGATDPVNSALNYGYGILYSQVWGAVTLAGLDPFAGFLHTDRPGKVSLVLDLIEEFRPVAVDRVVVAMINKGTKIEMEEDRLADETRRELGRRITERLNAEESYEGKKHKLKFIIQKQARSIATFLRGEGKYRPFSGSW, encoded by the coding sequence GTGCATCTTGTCGTAGAAGATTTTGGTGTTTCCTTAGGCAAGAAGAGCGAGCGGCTGCTGATCCGCCAGAAGGGCCAGGTGATCAGTGAAACGCCCTTCCGGGACATCGAGCAGATCACCATCGCCAGCAAAGGGGTATCCCTCTCCAGCGACGTCATCCAGGAGTGCACGGAGTACGGGATCCAGATCAATTTCCTATCCTTTTCCGGTAAACCTTACGCTAAACTCGCATCCCCGAACCTAACCGGAACGGTGGAGACCCGCCGGCAGCAGATCCTGGCCTACTTGGACGAGCGCGGTGTCACGCTGGCGAAGGCTTTTGTCGATGGCAAGCTTAAGAACCAGGCCAACGTCCTGAAGTATTTCGCTAAGTACCGGCGTACGACGGACGCCGCCAGGTTCAGCGAAATCTCGGGCCTTCTCGGCATCATCGACCGTCTCCGGGGGGAACTGGCTGCCCTGCACGCTCCGGCCATTGAACAGATCCGCGGGCAGATCCTGGCCATCGAGGGCCGGGCGGCGCAGCATTACTGGGAAGGCCTGAAGCTTCTCCTGGACGGCGGCATCGAATTCGACGGGCGGGAACGGCGCGGGGCGACCGACCCGGTGAACTCGGCCCTGAACTACGGCTACGGCATCCTCTACAGCCAGGTGTGGGGGGCGGTCACCCTGGCGGGGCTTGACCCCTTTGCCGGCTTCTTGCACACGGACCGTCCGGGGAAGGTCAGCCTGGTTCTGGATCTCATCGAGGAGTTCCGGCCGGTGGCCGTGGACCGGGTGGTCGTGGCGATGATCAACAAGGGTACGAAGATAGAGATGGAGGAGGACCGCCTGGCCGATGAAACCCGCCGGGAACTGGGGCGCCGGATCACGGAGCGCCTGAACGCCGAGGAGAGCTACGAGGGCAAGAAGCATAAGCTGAAGTTTATCATCCAGAAGCAGGCCCGGAGCATCGCCACCTTCCTGCGGGGCGAGGGGAAGTACCGCCCCTTCTCCGGGAGCTGGTAG
- a CDS encoding type II toxin-antitoxin system HicB family antitoxin: MKGITIWGHPQGNPRLPIGSRAESQGGRTPLKRRFKILLEWNEQGGYTVTVPTLPGCITEGDTIDEAVRNAREAVAGFLRALQKAGAPVPGNDSCSLS; encoded by the coding sequence GTGAAGGGAATAACTATATGGGGTCATCCACAAGGCAATCCCAGATTGCCCATTGGTTCTCGAGCAGAATCTCAAGGAGGAAGAACCCCCTTAAAACGTCGCTTTAAGATCCTTCTAGAGTGGAACGAACAAGGCGGCTACACGGTTACCGTTCCGACTTTGCCGGGATGTATCACCGAGGGGGACACCATTGACGAGGCCGTGAGGAATGCCAGGGAAGCGGTTGCCGGTTTCCTGAGGGCCCTTCAGAAAGCCGGGGCCCCCGTGCCGGGAAACGATAGCTGTTCATTGTCGTAA